Proteins encoded within one genomic window of Fragaria vesca subsp. vesca linkage group LG1, FraVesHawaii_1.0, whole genome shotgun sequence:
- the LOC101297781 gene encoding E3 ubiquitin-protein ligase RNF133-like, translating to MELRKRKMRQVLLGFSVLVFVELSSATVVYKPLSMAFADLPAKFAVRVNSSGACGALANADPLNACSPLRNGRRSNETEKARFALIVRGECTFKDKIQNAQNAGFAAAIVYDDKDGSDLISMMINGENTTIHAVFVSKATGELLKEHAHDEEGECCIFPFAKETAWTVLAISFLSFIVILGILLIALFAPRHWLYSQGRNQLPKSVDTKVVEALPCFTFSSARLGECHSEETCAICLENYKDGEILKVLPCQHEFHSSCVDSWLTKWGSCCPVCKHDMRTKSVNPEIKRRTWRCCILVSILEQNALVMANSSLDVHGLPCNPGRYGTVVYTQSIQLWYKSVYSALMKAYWFGVPCGFVALLLVLFCSSGAEVVTIDVQEAKDLIKSGYGYMDVRTVEEFKRGYVDAEKIYNIPYMFNIPEGRVKNPDFLKEVESTCNKEDHIIVGCQSGVRSLYAVADLQNVGYKHLSNMGGGYLAWTEKHFPVVKPEDADQKKPEVVEQKKPEDVEQKKSQAEL from the exons ATGGAGCTGAGAAAGAGAAAGATGAGGCAAGTTTTACTTGGGTTCTCTGTGCTTGTGTTTGTTGAGCTAAGCTCCGCAACTGTGGTTTACAAACCACTGTCTATGGCCTTCGCTGACCTTCCTGCCAAGTTTG CTGTTCGTGTCAATAGCTCTGGTGCTTGTGGAGCTTTGGCTAATGCTGACCCTTTGAATGCCTGTTCGCCTCTAAGGAATGGGCGCCGATCAAATGAAACTGAGAAAGCAAGGTTTGCTTTGATAGTTAGAGGGGAATGTACTTTCAAGGACAAAATACAGAATGCTCAAAATGCTGGTTTTGCTGCCGCAATTGTTTATGATGATAAAGATGGGTCAGATTTAATTTCCA TGATGATAAACGGTGAGAATACTACAATTCATGCCGTGTTTGTTTCAAAGGCAACTGGTGAACTACTGAAAGAGCATGCTCATGATGAAGAAGGGGAATGCTGTATCTTCCCATTTGCAAAAGAGACAGCCTGGACTGTGCTAGCTATATCTTTTCTCTCATTCATAGTCATATTGGGTATATTATTAATAGCCTTATTTGCTCCAAGACACTGGTTGTACTCACAAGGAAGAAACCAACTTCCTAAAAGTGTGGATACCAAGGTGGTGGAAGCTCTACCTTGCTTCACATTTAGTTCCGCTCGGTTGGGTGAATGCCACAGTGAGGAAACTTGTGCCATTTGCCTTGAGAATTACAAAGATGGGGAAATTCTAAAAGTTCTTCCCTGTCAACACG AATTTCATTCAAGCTGTGTGGACTCATGGCTGACAAAATGGGGCTCATGCTGCCCCGTGTGCAAGCATGATATGAGAACAAAATCTGTGAATCCTGAG ATCAAGAGAAGGACCTG GAGGTGTTGTATATTAGTGAGTATACTAGAGCAGAATGCTCTTGTCATGGCTAATAGCTCTCTTGATGTACATGGATTACCTTGTAATCCTGGTAGGTATGGCACTGTTGTATATACTCAGTCTATTCAGCTTTGGTATAAATCAGTCTATTCAGCTTTG ATGAAGGCTTATTGGTTTGGAGTCCCTTGTGGATTTGTTGCTCTATTGCTTGTGTTATTTTGTAGTTCTGGAGCAGAGGTTGTGACTATTGATGTTCAAGAAGCTAAGGATCTGATCAAGTCTGGCTATGGCTATATGGATGTTAG GACCGTGGAGGAGTTTAAGAGAGGATATGTGGATGCAGAGAAGATTTACAATATTCCTTACATGTTCAACATACCTGAGG GTAGAGTGAAAAATCCCGATTTCTTGAAAGAGGTTGAATCTACTTGCAACAAAGAAGATCATATTATTGTG GGTTGTCAAAGTGGGGTTAGATCCCTATATGCAGTTGCTGATCTTCAGAATGTT GGATACAAGCATTTGAGCAACATGGGAGGAGGTTATTTGGCTTGGACAGAGAAACATTTTCCTGTTGTTAAGCCAGAAGATGCAGATCAGAAAAAGCCAGAAGTTGTTGAGCAAAAAAAGCCGGAAGATGTTGAGCAGAAAAAGTCACAAGCTGAGCTCTAA
- the LOC101296801 gene encoding multisite-specific tRNA:(cytosine-C(5))-methyltransferase trm4b-like — MEEEEAAASNSPALPEAFLDFLKHNGLDPSIYTATHSTPRYIRVKPGCEDQIESIEGEIKCKLERVEWLPGFYSLPPDVHIANSNAYREGKIYGIDAASGAAVSALDVSAGDHVLDLCAAPGAKLCLISDLLDDSGSVTGVDVSRHRLAACRTMLQKYALGSRCRLFVADGTTFSIIPMSNHADSKSCESGLEENVTFKEWTSRRPWKERKQAARIRKGGAVHSGTQQPELIYYGCQSGVVGLKKSELYQTFCDSQILSCGYDKVLVDAECTHDGSIKHVQKFEHWGWDTLQRRVLDAERGDSLTALQLKLLTNGFRLLKAGGLLVYSTCSLTVAQNEDVVKQFLEENYSAELLAIDAAENWPCKSGRMPKTLRFDPLTSNTSGLFVAKFTKFAI, encoded by the exons ATGGAAGAAGAAGAAGCAGCAGCTTCAAACTCACCGGCGTTGCCGGAAGCCTTCCTCGATTTCCTGAAACACAACGGACTCGACCCTTCCATTTACACCGCCACCCACTCCACCCCTCGTTACATAAG GGTGAAGCCTGGGTGTGAAGATCAAATTGAATCAATTGAAGGTGAAATAAAGTGCAAGCTTGAAAGAGTGGAGTGGTTGCCTGGGTTTTACTCTCTACCCCCAGATGTTCATATTGCTAATTCAAATGCGTACAGAGAAGGGAAG ATATATGGAATCGATGCGGCGTCAGGAGCTGCTGTTTCGGCATTGGATGTTTCAGCTGGAGATCATGTTCTTGATCTTTGCGCCGCTCCGG GTGCTAAGCTTTGTCTGATATCGGATCTTCTTGATGATTCGGGTTCTGTGACTGGCGTTGATGTTTCAAGACACCGACTGGCGGCTTGTAGGACTATGCTGCAGAAATATGCTTTGGGCAGTCGCTGCCGACTCTTTGTTGCTGATGGTACTACTTTTTCCATCATTCCCATGAGCAATCATGCTGATTCTAAATCAT GTGAATCTGGATTAGAGGAAAATGTGACATTCAAGGAGTGGACGTCTAGGAGACCATGGAAAGAAAGGAAACAAGCAGCTAGGATAAGAAAAGGTGGTGCAGTGCATTCAGGGACTCAACAACCAGAGCTCATTTATTATGGCTGCCAATCTGGTGTGGTAGGGTTAAAGAAAAGTGAATTGTACCAAACTTTTTGTGACAGTCAGATTTTGAGCTGTGGCTATGACAAG GTCCTTGTTGATGCAGAGTGCACTCATGATGGATCAATTAAACATGTCCAAAAATTTGAACATTGGGGTTGGGACACTCTTCAACGCCGTGTATTGGATGCAGAGAGAGGTGATAGCCTCACTGCACTTCAA TTAAAACTCCTGACGAATGGTTTTAGATTGCTAAAAGCTGGCGGACTGCTTGTTTATAGCACTTGCAG TTTGACAGTTGCTCAGAATGAAGATGTGGTAAAGCAGTTTCTTGAGGAAAACTATTCTGCCG AGTTGCTGGCGATAGATGCTGCTGAAAATTGGCCTTGCAAGAGCGGGCGAATGCCAAAAACCCTGCGCTTTGATCCTTTGACTTCGAACACTAGTGGATTGTTTGTAGCAAAGTTTACAAAATTTGCCATTTAA